aggagaatttacaagtatattcagaggagcaaccaataaatgaggaaagagacatgaaacagaataaagaattaagcaggctgctggccactgtagttcaaggacaagaaagagagggaggtaggctgggagaaaggaagggggccaaaatggacagggaccaatgtgcttattgcaaaaaaagaggctcttggaccagggcattctcatcccctgccggtcaccatggaataccccccttttaccagtaaagaaaccagggactggggactacCGGCCAGGGCAGGATTTGAGGGAGGTCAACAAAAGGGTGAAGGACATGCACCCCATGGTCCCCAACCCCTATAACTTattgagcactctgccaccatcccacGTTTGGTATACCATATTAGACTTaaaggatgccttcttctgcttgcGGCTGCATCCGGAGAGCCAGcccctttttgcctttgaatggaaggaCCCAGATCTTGGTCTTTCGGGTCAATTGACCTGGACTAGGCTCCCCCAGGGATTCAAGAACAGCCCGACCCTCTTTGATGAGGCTCTGCACCGGGACCTGGCGACTTTCGGGTCCAGTACCCCACCCTGACATTGCTCCAATACgttgatgacctccttctggcggccgcttcagagaaagaatgtcaggagggcacaaagtccctcctacagacattgggacaattaggatatcaggcatcagccaggaaggctcagatgtgccagaagcaagtcatttacctaggttatcaattaaaagatggacagagatggctgaccgaGGTGAGCAAACAGACTATCACTAACATCCCTGCCCCCCGGAACCCCCGCCAGCTGCgagagtttctgggaacagcgggattctgccgcctctggatcccagggtttgccgagatggctgcacccttgtatcctctaactaaaccagggacaatgtttgattggggagaggaacagcagagggctttcaaaaacattaagaaagccttaccagcctcccctgctttaggcctccctgacatcaccaaaccctttgacttgttcgtggatgagagacagggttACGTCAAAGGGGTCCTAACTCAAAAACTGGGCCCTTGGAGGCATCCTGTAgcttatctctcaaagaaactcaacccagtttcttcagggtggccgccctgtctgcgaatggtagcagctattgcagtcctcactaaagacgcgggtaaactaaccctgggccagccactgactatcctggcaccccatgcggtggaagccttggtcaagcagcctccagaccgctggctctccaatgccagcatgacttactaccaagccctgctcctgaatgcggaccgggtgcaattcggacctgtggtcgctcttaatcccgcgaccttgctccccctgcctgaggacccggaacaccacgactgcctccagatcctcgcagaaacacacgggaccagaccggacctgacgaatcaacccctccgagatgctgactatacttggtatacggatggcagcagtttcctggcaaatgggaaacgaaaggcgggggcagcaatgacaacagagactgaggtagtttgggcagaagccttaccagcaggcacctcctcccagagggctgaactcatcgctctgacctaggcactccggatggcagaaggtaagagactgaatgtttatacggatagccgatatgcattcgccatggctcacatacatggggaaatttattgaagacgagggctgctgacctcagaaggaaaggaaattaaaaacaaacttgagatactggcactcctgaaagccttatttttgcccccaaaattaagtattatgcactgccctgggcatcaaaaaggccatagccctgaggaaaagggaaataggctGGCAGATAACGCTGCTTGAGAGATTGCCATAAAATCAACCaagacctcccaagctctccccttgacgaacccggaagaggcccaagcctccagttcgctaccctatagtaaagaggacattgatctcctaaagaaaatgggggccacatatgaccccgaaaagcaacattgggttttcaaggaaaagattggtatgccaacaaaacatacttataaaataatagactacttgcataaattgactcatttggggccaaagaagatgaaaaccttgttggacagacaggagtcaggccaatacctcctgaacagggacggagccctgcaaaaagtgactgatgaatgccaagcctgcgctcaggtaaatgcaggcagaaTCAAGCTTGGTCCAGGAGTTCGGGCACGGAGACATTGTCCCGGAGTACATTGGGAGATCGACTTTACAGAGGTTAAGCCAGGTCTCTAGGGGTACAGATACCTCCTGGTGTTCATAGACACTttttcaggatgggtagaagcctttcccaccaaaaacgaaacctcaaaggtggtgaccaaaaagctcttggaagaaatatttcccaggtacgGAATGCCTCAAGTCTTGGCACCGATAATGGGCCCGCCttcgtctcccaggtaagtcagtaggtggccaaactcctaggggtcgaatggaaattacattgtgcgtatagaccccaaagttcaggacaggtagaatgcatgaatagaacaattaaggagaccttatccaaattaacgcttgcaactggcactagagactgggtgctcctcttaccactggccctgtacagggcccacAACACCCTGGGGCCTCAtggactgactccttttgaaatcctatatggggctcctccccatttataaatttctttaattcaaacattgccgattttgctaacagtccttctctggaggctcatttacaggtgtctacagattgtgcagagagaggtttggaggccaCTCGCCGCTGCTTACCAAGACCAACTGAACCAGCCGGTGGAACCGCATCCCTTCCAGATAGGAGATACTGTTTGTGTCCGCAGACACCAGACCTAAAACTTGGAACCTCGGTGGAAAGGCCCTtacactgtccttctgacccccaatggcactaaaggttgacggcatcacagcctggatccacgcctcacacgttaaggccgcccatacagctgacaaaatggagcccgccgcaaccccagcatggagagcccaacgcactcaaaaccccttaaagataaggcttacCCGTGGGGCCCTTGGATCATTATATGGGCCCTACTAAGACTGGGGATGGCGACATTCCCGGGATATGACTGCCATCAcccggggggtggagggggacgacatgggaccaggaacaaagacttctatgtttgtccaggacaaaacacacaaaagggacaTGGAGGGCCGGGGGACGGTTACTGTGCCCAATGGGGTTGTGAAACGACGGGGGAGGCTTACTGGAAACCCTCCTCCATCTGGGATCTAATCACGCTCAGATGAGGAACCACGCCTGGGTACTCGggaaggggaccctggacttgCGGGGGGAAAAGCTTGTGGCCCTTGCTATGATATCGCTACCGCTACCAATGTCCAGGACGCCACCCCAGGAGGTAGATGCAACCCCTTAGTCTTAGATTATGGAGACCAGccaatttagacaacttcaggcagccatgcatactgatatcaaggcactggaagaatcggttagcgcacttgaagagtcattaaccccccctctcagaggtagccctacaaaacaggagggggctagacatgttgtttttacaagagggagggttatgcgcagcactcaaagaggaatgttgtttctatgcgaaccacactatgacaaagcttagagagaggtaaagacagacacaaaagctgctcgaatcacaacagggatggttcgaagggtggtttaataagtctccctggtttacgactctattgtctcctctgatgggtcccttgattgattgtcctccttctgatactcctgtttgggccctgcatcttaaaccgcttggtccagtttatgaaagacaggctgtcagttattcaggccctagtgctgacccatcagtatcatatggtacaacaacaagaaaccgaGGTTCCCTAACTGcttagagtaaaagatttaactctgtgataaaagaaaaggggggaatgaaagaccctacagaccccctcctcagaacccgcagctagcaggctccccgggagaacgtcctgtttgcttgaaagattctcaggatcagcagctagcctgctctcgtgagaggaaaacaggatatctataagataggacatctacaaagcaggatgacttcaaagtaggatacctataagataagagcaggatgtctgctgccagacatccatgctgggagaggaaaaccattcatgccacccccacccccccgcctcattctgataaccacgcttctgcttctgtaaattgctttttgctgccctctttcctataaaaagtcctcctcccagtctacaggtgcgcaagtcctccgaaagactttgccgcccgcaggtacctgtgtctacctaataaacctcttgcagtttgcatccgactcgtggtctcggcctggtctgtgggtccggggtctccacctgagggaaggtccctaccaggggtctttcatttggtgcgTTGGCCGGGAATTGAAGGCCCCcacccagggaccaccgacccaccatcgggaggtaagctggccagcaccgatttgttagtctgtgtctgcgtcgtttctgtgctttgttaactctgtacactcagatctgggtgctctgtatctggcgggcccaggaaggagctgacgagctcggacttccaccctgcagccctggaagacgttccaagggtgtctggagccctgaattaggtggcagctttttccggagctcaatctgtatcccaaagtcttgctttgctgacttggGTCTGAATCTGGAGCCTTTTCGGTGCTCATCTGACGGGCCACATTCCAAAGGTGGCCGGAGCCTGATTTTTCACAGTCTCCGTCTGAAGTTTTGCTTTCGGTTTTGCGCCAAAGCCGTGCTGAGCGTCCATATTGTTTGTGTCTgattgttggatttttgtgtttaaatatgttctttgtttttgtatatctgtttgtgctcgagtctaaatctggtaccatgggacaatcgttaacaacccctcttcacttaagaaggggggaaaattggggttttagctgtttctcagagactggaactgatggtatttagtaacaacaatgtctgtcattgtactcttactggaattgacctgatgatatttgtaactgcttatagaagttggaaaagtttgacacaccctgtaaaatgtTGAGCCTCCTCCATATGCAGGATCAGATAGCCCAGAGGGACCTGAAGTGGCGATGGCCGAGGGGCCCCCACAAGAATCCCCGGCCCTCTCACCTATGGCTGGCCAACAGAGGGACAGACGCGAGCCGCCGCCTGATTCCACCTCCCACGCCCTTCCCCTCCAAGAGGGTCCGAATGGGCAGCAACAGTACTggccattctcagcttctgatctctataactggaaacagcataacccttccttttccaaaaacccagtggcgctgactaatctaatcgagtctattttagtcacccaccagcccacctgggatgattgccagcaactcttgcaagccctgctgacctcagaggaaGAGCAAAGAGTCTTTTTGGAGGCTCGGAGAAACGTTCCAGGCGACAACGGTCACCCAACCCTTTTGCCTAACGAAATTGACGAGGCCTTCCCTCTGACGCGACCTGATTGGGACTTCACCACAGCTGCAGGTAAGGGACACCTACGCCTCTATCGCCAGCTGCTTATAGCGGGTCTCCGAGGGGCAGCATGCCGCCCCACTAATGTGGCTCAGGTAAAGCAAGTGATACAAGGGAATGAGAAAACTCCCTCTGCCTTTTTAGAGAGGTTTAAGGAAGCATACAGAATGTATACTCCCTATGACCCGGGGAACCGGGGCAGGCCATTAGTgtttcaatatcctttatttggcagtccagtccggatatcagaagtaaattacagaggctggaaggtctgcaggggtatacaatacaggatctgctgaagaggcaaagaaagagagaaggaaaggagaatttacaagtatattcagaggagcaaccaataaatgaggaaagagacatgaaacagaataaagaattaagcaggctgctggccactgtagttcaaggacaagaaagagagggaggtaggctgggagaaaggaagggggccaaaatggacagggaccaatgtgcttattgcaaaaaaagaggctcttggaccagggcattctcatcccctgccggtcaccatggaataccccccttttaccagtaaagaaaccagggactggggactacCGGCCAGGGCAGGATTTGAGGGAGGTCAACAAAAGGGTGAAGGACATGCACCCCATGGTCCCCAACCCCTATAACTTattgagcactctgccaccatcccacGTTTGGTATACCATATTAGACTTaaaggatgccttcttctgcttgcGGCTGCATCCGGAGAGCCAGcccctttttgcctttgaatggaaggaCCCAGATCTTGGTCTTTCGGGTCAATTGACCTGGACTAGGCTCCCCCAGGGATTCAAGAACAGCCCGACCCTCTTTGATGAGGCTCTGCACCGGGACCTGGCGACTTTCGGGTCCAGTACCCCACCCTGACATTGCTCCAATACgttgatgacctccttctggcggccgcttcagagaaagaatgtcaggagggcacaaagtccctcctacagacattgggacaattaggatatcaggcatcagccaggaaggctcagatgtgccagaagcaagtcatttacctaggttatcaattaaaagatggacagagatggctgaccgaGGTGAGCAAACAGACTATCACTAACATCCCTGCCCCCCGGAACCCCCGCCAGCTGCgagagtttctgggaacagcgggattctgccgcctctggatcccagggtttgccgagatggctgcacccttgtatcctctaactaaaccagggacaatgtttgattggggagaggaacagcagagggctttcaaaaacattaagaaagccttaccagcctcccctgctttaggcctccctgacatcaccaaaccctttgacttgttcgtggatgagagacagggttACGTCAAAGGGGTCCTAACTCAAAAACTGGGCCCTTGGAGGCATCCTGTAgcttatctctcaaagaaactcaacccagtttcttcagggtggccgccctgtctgcgaatggtagcagctattgcagtcctcactaaagacgcgggtaaactaaccctgggccagccactgactatcctggcaccccatgcggtggaagccttggtcaagcagcctccagaccgctggctctccaatgccagcatgacttactaccaagccctgctcctgaatgcggaccgggtgcaattcggacctgtggtcgctcttaatcccgcgaccttgctccccctgcctgaggacccggaacaccacgactgcctccagatcctcgcagaaacacacgggaccagaccggacctgacgaatcaacccctccgagatgctgactatacttggtatacggatggcagcagtttcctggcaaatgggaaacgaaaggcgggggcagcaatgacaacagagactgaggtagtttgggcagaagccttaccagcaggcacctcctcccagagggctgaactcatcgctctgacctaggcactccggatggcagaaggtaagagactgaatgtttatacggatagccgatatgcattcgccatggctcacatacatggggaaatttattgaagacgagggctgctgacctcagaaggaaaggaaattaaaaacaaacttgagatactggcactcctgaaagccttatttttgcccccaaaattaagtattatgcactgccctgggcatcaaaaaggccatagccctgaggaaaagggaaataggctGGCAGATAACGCTGCTTGAGAGATTGCCATAAAATCAACCaagacctcccaagctctccccttgacgaacccggaagaggcccaagcctccagttcgctaccctatagtaaagaggacattgatctcctaaagaaaatgggggccacatatgaccccgaaaagcaacattgggttttcaaggaaaagattggtatgccaacaaaacatacttataaaataatagactacttgcataaattgactcatttggggccaaagaagatgaaaaccttgttggacagacaggagtcaggccaatacctcctgaacagggacggagccctgcaaaaagtgactgatgaatgccaagcctgcgctcaggtaaatgcaggcagaaTCAAGCTTGGTCCAGGAGTTCGGGCACGGAGACATTGTCCCGGAGTACATTGGGAGATCGACTTTACAGAGGTTAAGCCAGGTCTCTAGGGGTACAGATACCTCCTGGTGTTCATAGACACTttttcaggatgggtagaagcctttcccaccaaaaacgaaacctcaaaggtggtgaccaaaaagctcttggaagaaatatttcccaggtacgGAATGCCTCAAGTCTTGGCACCGATAATGGGCCCGCCttcgtctcccaggtaagtcagtaggtggccaaactcctaggggtcgaatggaaattacattgtgcgtatagaccccaaagttcaggacaggtagaatgcatgaatagaacaattaaggagaccttatccaaattaacgcttgcaactggcactagagactgggtgctcctcttaccactggccctgtacagggcccacAACACCCTGGGGCCTCAtggactgactccttttgaaatcctatatggggctcctccccatttataaatttctttaattcaaacattgccgattttgctaacagtccttctctggaggctcatttacaggtgtctacagattgtgcagagagaggtttggaggccaCTCGCCGCTGCTTACCAAGACCAACTGAACCAGCCGGTGGAACCGCATCCCTTCCAGATAGGAGATACTGTTTGTGTCCGCAGACACCAGACCTAAAACTTGGAACCTCGGTGGAAAGGCCCTtacactgtccttctgacccccaatggcactaaaggttgacggcatcacagcctggatccacgcctcacacgttaaggccgcccatacagctgacaaaatggagcccgccgcaaccccagcatggagagcccaacgcactcaaaaccccttaaagataaggcttacCCGTGGGGCCCTTGGATCATTATATGGGCCCTACTAAGACTGGGGATGGCGACATTCCCGGGATATGACTGCCATCAcccggggggtggagggggacgacatgggaccaggaacaaagacttctatgtttgtccaggacaaaacacacaaaagggacaTGGAGGGCCGGGGGACGGTTACTGTGCCCAATGGGGTTGTGAAACGACGGGGGAGGCTTACTGGAAACCCTCCTCCATCTGGGATCTAATCACGCTCAGATGAGGAACCACGCCTGGGTACTCGggaaggggaccctggacttgCGGGGGGAAAAGCTTGTGGCCCTTGCTATGATATCGCTACCGCTACCAATGTCCAGGACGCCACCCCAGGAGGTAGATGCAACCCCTTAGTCTTAGATTATGGAGACCAGccaatttagacaacttcaggcagccatgcatactgatatcaaggcactggaagaatcggttagcgcacttgaagagtcattaaccccccctctcagaggtagccctacaaaacaggagggggctagacatgttgtttttacaagagggagggttatgcgcagcactcaaagaggaatgttgtttctatgcgaaccacactatgacaaagcttagagagaggtaaagacagacacaaaagctgctcgaatcacaacagggatggttcgaagggtggtttaataagtctccctggtttacgactctattgtctcctctgatgggtcccttgattgattgtcctccttctgatactcctgtttgggccctgcatcttaaaccgcttggtccagtttatgaaagacaggctgtcagttattcaggccctagtgctgacccatcagtatcatatggtacaacaacaagaaaccgaGGTTCCCTAACTGcttagagtaaaagatttaactctgtgataaaagaaaaggggggaatgaaagaccctacagaccccctcctcagaacccgcagctagcaggctccccgggagaacgtcctgtttgcttgaaagattctcaggatcagcagctagcctgctctcgtgagaggaaaacaggatatctataagataggacatctacaaagcaggatgacttcaaagtaggatacctataagataagagcaggatgtctgctgccagacatccatgctgggagaggaaaaccattcatgccacccccacccccccgcctcattctgataaccacgcttctgcttctgtaaattgctttttgctgccctctttcctataaaaagtcctcctcccagtctacaggtgcgcaagtcctccgaaagactttgccgcccgcaggtacctgtgtctacctaataaacctcttgcagtttgcatccgactcgtggtctcggcctggtctgtgggtccggggtctccacctgagggaaggtccctaccgggggtctttcaccatttccaaaattccctcagtttatgttttccttattgattttatttcagttttcaaatcttgaactgtttgcttcaccagcttgattttttttcttgatttcttagggttctttaagagatttattgatttcctccaattttttgtcctttccttcttttctttataggaacattttatttcctctttaagggtctctatcatcttcataaattatatttatgatcgttttcttctgcctcttctgggTTAAAATGTTGAGGTCTTCCTGATGTATGACCACTCGTTGTGGGTGTTGCtatgttttttttaagttgtcGATTGttttcttgcattggtgcctattCATCTCTTCATCCAGTGGGTGCAGTCAGTGTTTTTGCCTCTTGGTTCAATGCTTGCAGTTGGTGTCTGTGTCACAGGGATCCTCTTTTGGGCTGATTgttgcagttgctgtctgtgtctcagggagccattATTGGTGTTCTCTGTGCAGTAGCTCTGTGTGCCTCTAAGACTCGCTGAGGCAGATTGGGACTTTAGGCTACAGGATCTTAAGTGGGAGGGGATGGAACAGCCTGgctgcaggaagcttgcctgctggctgCCCAGAGAAGCTAAAGCATGTGGAGGAGGGGCCAGGGCTTTAGCCCTGTAATTCAGGGCCTAGACACTGGGCTGTCCAGCTGGGAACCTGATCACTCACCTCTGGGTCTGCTTCGTGCAGTCACAGTTTGTTATGCTGCatttttaacaatgtaaagatgtatcacatttgtttatgttgcatttgtttaacaatataAAAATGTGTCACTTTaactgcctaaggcacctgatttaGCTAATTAAAAGTTGAGTGTCTAATAgctaggaagagagaataaatagtagAACAAATCTAAACTAGACAGTAGAGGAGAAAACagggagaaacagaggaagatgCCAGGAGCAAGCCAGTCAGGCAATCACTAGCCAGTCAGACACAGACGAGAacatacagaagaagaaaaaaaggtaaaaagccccaaaacaaaatgcagataaAAAGGAAGCAGGCtactttaagttataagagctagtaggtGAACATAAAATAAGGCTGAGAATTCATAACTAACAAAAATTCTATGTCAGAATTTGAGATCTGGTTGATGGCCCAAAGGGAACCTGCTGTAAAGGTCATCTACCACcgtcaagtaggcttcatctcagacagagatggagggacggttcaacatatgaaaatctctaatccaccatatgaacaaaatagagaaaacaagaatGATCATCTCACTAGACCATTGTCAACATACagtaccccttcatgataaaattctTGGAGAGATGAGAGATACAAGGACCATACCAAAATTAAAGTCAGCTGATAGCcatcatcaaattaaatagatAGAAACTTAAAACAAttccaataaaatcaggaacaagacaaggctgtctactcttcccatatatattaaatatagtaCTTGACATTTTACTTAGAATATTAAGGTAACTAAagcagatcaaggggatacaaattgaaatggaagaaatcaaagtattgCTGTTTGCAGATGTTTTAATAGTACATGTAAACAATCCCAAAATTTCTATGGGGAGCTCCTACAGCTCATAGATACCTTCAGTAAAGTGGCTAGATACAAAATTAGCTCAAGAAAATCGATAGCCCTCCAATACACAAACGATAAAGAGGTTGAGAAAGGAATCAGGGAAATAACACCCATCACAATAgacacaatataaaatatcttggtgtaactctaactaagcaagtgaaagacctgtgtgacaagaacttcaagtctttgaaaaaagaaatttgagaagatatcagaagatagaaaggTCTCCATGCTAATGGATCAATAGGATTAACATAGTGAAAAAGGCCATCTTACCAAAAAGAATCttcaaattcaatgcaatccacatCAGAATTTCATCACAATCCTTGCAAACCTGGAAGGGACAAGACTCAACTTCATAAGgcaatcaaacaagcaaaaacacaggatagctaaaagaatcatgtacaataaaagcACTTCTAAAGGTGTCACCATTGCTGAactcaagttgtactacagagtaatagtaataaaaactgcaggTTATTGGTATATTAACAGACAGATTGactaatggaactgaatcaaagactcagaagtaaatctacacacctatgaatagctgatttttgacaaagaagccaaaattatacaatgggggaaaaaagaatcttcaacaaatggtgcttgtctAACTGAATGTCCTCAtggagaagaatgcaaatagatccatatatataaccctgcacaaactcaagtcctgatggatcaaagacctcaacataaaaccatatacattgaacctgatagaagagaaagtggggaatagacTTCAGCACATTGGCCCAGGAGCCAACTTTCTGAACAAAA
The sequence above is a segment of the Chionomys nivalis chromosome 20, mChiNiv1.1, whole genome shotgun sequence genome. Coding sequences within it:
- the LOC130863203 gene encoding LOW QUALITY PROTEIN: uncharacterized protein LOC130863203 (The sequence of the model RefSeq protein was modified relative to this genomic sequence to represent the inferred CDS: inserted 1 base in 1 codon; substituted 3 bases at 3 genomic stop codons), with protein sequence MAEGPPQESPALSPMAGQQRDRREPPPDSTSHALPLQEEEEQRVFLEARRNVPGDNGHPTLLPNEIDEAFPLTRPDWDFTTAAGKGHLRLYRQLLIAGLRGAACRPTNVAQQGILIPCRSPWNTPLLPVKKPGTGDYRPGQDLREVNKRVKDMHPMVPNPYNLLSTLPPSHVWYTILDLKDAFFCLRLHPESQPLFAFEWKDPDLGLSGQLTWTRLPQGFKNSPTLFDEALHRDLAXFRVQYPTLTLLQYVDDLLLAAASEKECQEGTKSLLQTLGQLGYQASARKAQMCQKQVIYLGYQLKDGQRWLTEVSKQTITNIPAPRNPRQLREFLGTAGFCRLWIPGFAEMAAPLYPLTKPGTMFDWGEEQQRAFKNIKKALPASPALGLPDITKPFDLFVDERQGYVKGVLTQKLGPWRHPVAYLSKKLNPVSSGWPPCLRMVAAIAVLTKDAGKLTLGQPLTILAPHAVEALVKQPPDRWLSNASMTYYQALLLNADRVQFGPVVALNPATLLPLPEDPEHHDCLQILAETHGTRPDLTNQPLRDADYTWYTDGSSFLANGKRKAGAAMTTETEVVWAEALPAGTSSQRAELIALTXALRMAEGKRLNVYTDSRYAFAMAHIHGEIYXRRGLLTSEGKEIKNKLEILALLKALFLPPKLSIMHCPGHQKGHSPEEKGNRLADNAAXEIAIKSTKTSQALPLTNPEEAQASSSLPYSKEDIDLLKKMGATYDPEKQHWVFKEKIGMPTKHTYKIIDYLHKLTHLGPKKMKTLLDRQESGQYLLNRDGALQKVTDECQACAQVNAGRIKLGPGVRARRHCPGVHWEIDFTEVKPGL
- the LOC130863204 gene encoding LOW QUALITY PROTEIN: uncharacterized protein LOC130863204 (The sequence of the model RefSeq protein was modified relative to this genomic sequence to represent the inferred CDS: inserted 1 base in 1 codon; substituted 3 bases at 3 genomic stop codons), whose amino-acid sequence is MAEGPPQESPALSPMAGQQRDRREPPPDSTSHALPLQEEEEQRVFLEARRNVPGDNGHPTLLPNEIDEAFPLTRPDWDFTTAAGKGHLRLYRQLLIAGLRGAACRPTNVAQQGILIPCRSPWNTPLLPVKKPGTGDYRPGQDLREVNKRVKDMHPMVPNPYNLLSTLPPSHVWYTILDLKDAFFCLRLHPESQPLFAFEWKDPDLGLSGQLTWTRLPQGFKNSPTLFDEALHRDLAXFRVQYPTLTLLQYVDDLLLAAASEKECQEGTKSLLQTLGQLGYQASARKAQMCQKQVIYLGYQLKDGQRWLTEVSKQTITNIPAPRNPRQLREFLGTAGFCRLWIPGFAEMAAPLYPLTKPGTMFDWGEEQQRAFKNIKKALPASPALGLPDITKPFDLFVDERQGYVKGVLTQKLGPWRHPVAYLSKKLNPVSSGWPPCLRMVAAIAVLTKDAGKLTLGQPLTILAPHAVEALVKQPPDRWLSNASMTYYQALLLNADRVQFGPVVALNPATLLPLPEDPEHHDCLQILAETHGTRPDLTNQPLRDADYTWYTDGSSFLANGKRKAGAAMTTETEVVWAEALPAGTSSQRAELIALTXALRMAEGKRLNVYTDSRYAFAMAHIHGEIYXRRGLLTSEGKEIKNKLEILALLKALFLPPKLSIMHCPGHQKGHSPEEKGNRLADNAAXEIAIKSTKTSQALPLTNPEEAQASSSLPYSKEDIDLLKKMGATYDPEKQHWVFKEKIGMPTKHTYKIIDYLHKLTHLGPKKMKTLLDRQESGQYLLNRDGALQKVTDECQACAQVNAGRIKLGPGVRARRHCPGVHWEIDFTEVKPGL